The sequence AGTAGCGGTCGATCGCGTTGGCGACGAACAGGCAGTCGCTGCGTCGGTACATCGTGAGCGACCAGAAGGCGTCGACCCGCGGACCGAGGTCCGGCGCGAAGCGCAGTTCGTAGCGCCTGCCACCGTGCAGCGGCTCGCCCGCCACGTCGACCTCGGCCGTCGGGTACATGGCTTCATCGACACCCAGGGCCCCGATGAAGTTGCGCGCAATGCGCGCCCGCGTGAGGTGGTCGTCGCCCCAGTGCGTGCGGACCATCACCGGGATGGCCCAGCCGCCGCCCAGCGCGTGGGGCTGGCCTGCGGTGCGCAGCCGTTCGTACACGCCCGGCAATGCTGCCGCCAACGCATCGTCTTCGGGCGGCCAGGAGAGCGACTCGCCGTCGGGCGGCGGATTTCCGCGCAAGGCCGCATCGACCACCGCGCGGTAGTGCGACGCCGAGGGGATGCGGGTGTCCCGGCCGTCGAGCGCCGCGTCCACGCGCATCGCGGCATCGCCGCCGTCCAGGCGTCGCAGGCGCAGGGCCTGCTGCAACGAGCGCACGCGCCCAGCGTCGGGGCCGTCGTCGTCGACCAGAATGCGGCCGATGAGCCACACGTCGTCGCCGGGTGCGGCGATGGTGCTGGTGACCTCTGCAGGAATGTCGCCGCGCCAGCCCGGGCCATGGACCAGCGTGCACTGCGGGCGGCTGCCGGTGGT comes from Variovorax paradoxus and encodes:
- a CDS encoding DUF1254 domain-containing protein translates to MTLDSRSDLATTGAEACVIQTLPLFEMMRMRAATTARRHPTLGFASDEPGSSWRWVNQFTHTHRRLGPDDREVVSPNNDTVYSNAWIDLSQGPVLIESPDMGERYWTLGLLDAWTNPFAYVGRRTTGSRPQCTLVHGPGWRGDIPAEVTSTIAAPGDDVWLIGRILVDDDGPDAGRVRSLQQALRLRRLDGGDAAMRVDAALDGRDTRIPSASHYRAVVDAALRGNPPPDGESLSWPPEDDALAAALPGVYERLRTAGQPHALGGGWAIPVMVRTHWGDDHLTRARIARNFIGALGVDEAMYPTAEVDVAGEPLHGGRRYELRFAPDLGPRVDAFWSLTMYRRSDCLFVANAIDRYSIGDRTPGLRTEPDGSIVIRLQADDPGPGANWLPAPAGELFYVVLRLYQPRAEHLELRFDYPPIRPI